The Nocardioides humi genome includes a region encoding these proteins:
- a CDS encoding IS3 family transposase (programmed frameshift) gives MPKEQVPGKPQTRRYSPEEKAAAVRMVRTLRAELGTEHGTVQRVATQLGYGVESVRQWVKQADIDDGHVPGVTTAEAKRIRELEQENRELKRANEILKRAAFFLRGGARPPTQVVVAFIDANRDEVVEGKKLGVESICTTLSKAGLQVAPSTYYAARSREPSARAQRDAELRPALRELWEANYRVYGARKLWKAARRAGHDVGRDQVARLMRAEGIEGVVRTKRVRTTRPDDKAARHPDLVKRNFTATRPNELWVTDLTFVPTFAGIAYVCFIVDAFSRMIVGWRVASHMRTEMVLDAIEMARWSRGTQLEGLRCHSDAGSQFTSLRYGERLAEIGAVPSIGTVGDSYDNALAETVNGYYKAELIRGPARPGPWRAIDDVELATLGWVHWHNHQRLHGYLSDLPPTEFEERFYATQQGTQALVEIK, from the exons ATGCCCAAGGAGCAGGTGCCCGGGAAGCCGCAGACGCGGCGCTACTCCCCGGAGGAGAAGGCAGCGGCGGTCCGGATGGTCCGCACGCTGCGAGCAGAGTTGGGAACCGAGCACGGGACGGTCCAGCGGGTCGCGACCCAGTTGGGTTACGGCGTGGAATCGGTGCGTCAGTGGGTCAAGCAGGCCGACATCGACGACGGCCACGTGCCGGGCGTGACCACAGCGGAGGCCAAGCGAATCCGCGAGCTGGAGCAGGAGAACCGCGAGCTCAAGCGAGCCAACGAGATTCTCAAGCGAGCGGCCT TCTTTCTTCGGGGCGGAGCTCGACCGCCAACACAAGTAGTAGTCGCTTTCATCGACGCCAACCGCGACGAGGTCGTCGAGGGCAAGAAGCTCGGAGTCGAGTCCATCTGCACCACGCTGTCCAAGGCGGGGCTGCAGGTGGCTCCGAGCACCTACTACGCCGCCCGGTCCCGCGAGCCATCCGCACGCGCGCAACGTGATGCTGAGCTCAGACCGGCGCTGCGCGAGCTGTGGGAGGCGAACTACCGGGTCTACGGCGCGAGGAAACTGTGGAAGGCCGCCAGGCGTGCCGGACACGACGTCGGCCGTGACCAGGTCGCCCGGCTGATGCGCGCCGAAGGCATCGAAGGCGTCGTCCGCACGAAACGGGTGCGGACGACCAGGCCGGATGACAAGGCTGCACGGCACCCGGACCTGGTGAAGCGGAACTTCACCGCGACAAGGCCGAATGAACTGTGGGTCACCGACCTGACGTTCGTGCCGACGTTCGCCGGGATCGCCTACGTGTGCTTCATCGTCGACGCCTTCAGTCGGATGATCGTGGGGTGGCGAGTCGCCAGCCACATGCGCACCGAGATGGTGCTCGACGCGATCGAGATGGCCCGCTGGTCCCGCGGCACGCAGCTCGAGGGCCTGCGGTGTCACAGCGACGCCGGCAGTCAATTCACGAGTCTGCGCTACGGCGAGCGGCTCGCCGAGATCGGCGCCGTCCCATCGATCGGGACCGTCGGGGACAGCTACGACAACGCCTTGGCCGAGACCGTGAACGGCTACTACAAGGCCGAGCTCATCCGCGGTCCGGCGCGTCCGGGGCCGTGGCGCGCCATCGACGACGTCGAGCTCGCCACCCTCGGCTGGGTGCACTGGCACAACCACCAGCGGCTACACGGCTACCTCAGCGACCTCCCGCCGACCGAGTTCGAAGAAAGGTTCTACGCTACCCAGCAGGGAACCCAGGCCCTGGTTGAAATCAAATGA